One genomic window of Phoenix dactylifera cultivar Barhee BC4 unplaced genomic scaffold, palm_55x_up_171113_PBpolish2nd_filt_p 000601F, whole genome shotgun sequence includes the following:
- the LOC103715674 gene encoding uncharacterized protein LOC103715674 isoform X1, producing MSSRDLALISVSAAIGALASLIALRLISSNLKRPSPRLLSPPSTNGTVENSTDQSPFDPSKRKGYLSWDDYFMAIAFLSAKRSKDPNRQVGACLVSLNGIILGIGYNGFPRGCSDDKLPWAKKSMSGDPLETKFPYVVHAEVNAILNTNHASASGQKLYVTMFPCNECAKVIIQVSLKSYILLRKRWASLMPCMLPLTSCYLWLVLRLGSTNQKCHRFQSSLRSIRSNIVLECLLLLCKISTLICNLMWKQIICSGPKMIFEIKENGRA from the exons ATGAGCTCGAGAGATCTCGCCCTCATCTCCGTCTCCGCGGCCATTGGAGCCCTCGCCTCTTTGATTGCCCTCCGTCTAATCTCCTCGAACCTTAAGAGGCCCTCTCCGCGCCTCCTCTCGCCTCCTTCCACCAATGGTACCGTCGAGAACTCCACCGATCAGAGCCCCTTCGATCCCTCCAAGCGCAAAGG GTATCTTTCGTGGGATGATTACTTTATGGCCATTGCATTCCTTTCGGCGAAGCGTTCTAAGGATCCCAACAGGCAG GTTGGAGCATGCCTGGTCAGTCTAAATGGAATAATTCTTG GCATTGGCTATAATGGATTTCCAAGAGGTTGTTCTGATGACAAGCTCCCTTGGGCAAAG aAATCTATGAGCGGAGATCCACTGGAGACAAAATTCCC CTATGTCGTTCATGCTGAAGTTAATGCTATCCTCAACACAAACCATGCATCTGCTTCCGGACAG AAATTATACGTCACAATGTTCCCATGCAATGAATGTGCAAAGGTTATCATCCAG GTGTCTCTGAAGTCATATATTTTGTTGAGAAAACGTTGGGCAAGTCTGATGCCATGTATGTTGCCTCTCACAAGTTGTTATCTATGGCTGGTGTTAAG GTTAGGAAGCACCAACCAAAAATGTCACAGATTTCAGTCAAGTTTGAGGAGCATTAGAAGCAATATAGTCCTCGAGTGCTTGCTATTGCTTTGTAAGATATCAACCTTGATATGTAATCTCATGTGGAAGCAAATTATTTGTAGTGGTCCGAAGATGATTTttgaaatcaaagaaaatggGCGGGCTTAG
- the LOC103715674 gene encoding deoxycytidylate deaminase isoform X2: protein MSSRDLALISVSAAIGALASLIALRLISSNLKRPSPRLLSPPSTNGTVENSTDQSPFDPSKRKGYLSWDDYFMAIAFLSAKRSKDPNRQVGACLVSLNGIILGIGYNGFPRGCSDDKLPWAKKSMSGDPLETKFPYVVHAEVNAILNTNHASASGQKLYVTMFPCNECAKVIIQSGVSEVIYFVEKTLGKSDAMYVASHKLLSMAGVKVRKHQPKMSQISVKFEEH, encoded by the exons ATGAGCTCGAGAGATCTCGCCCTCATCTCCGTCTCCGCGGCCATTGGAGCCCTCGCCTCTTTGATTGCCCTCCGTCTAATCTCCTCGAACCTTAAGAGGCCCTCTCCGCGCCTCCTCTCGCCTCCTTCCACCAATGGTACCGTCGAGAACTCCACCGATCAGAGCCCCTTCGATCCCTCCAAGCGCAAAGG GTATCTTTCGTGGGATGATTACTTTATGGCCATTGCATTCCTTTCGGCGAAGCGTTCTAAGGATCCCAACAGGCAG GTTGGAGCATGCCTGGTCAGTCTAAATGGAATAATTCTTG GCATTGGCTATAATGGATTTCCAAGAGGTTGTTCTGATGACAAGCTCCCTTGGGCAAAG aAATCTATGAGCGGAGATCCACTGGAGACAAAATTCCC CTATGTCGTTCATGCTGAAGTTAATGCTATCCTCAACACAAACCATGCATCTGCTTCCGGACAG AAATTATACGTCACAATGTTCCCATGCAATGAATGTGCAAAGGTTATCATCCAG TCAGGTGTCTCTGAAGTCATATATTTTGTTGAGAAAACGTTGGGCAAGTCTGATGCCATGTATGTTGCCTCTCACAAGTTGTTATCTATGGCTGGTGTTAAG GTTAGGAAGCACCAACCAAAAATGTCACAGATTTCAGTCAAGTTTGAGGAGCATTAG